In one Cygnus atratus isolate AKBS03 ecotype Queensland, Australia chromosome 14, CAtr_DNAZoo_HiC_assembly, whole genome shotgun sequence genomic region, the following are encoded:
- the LOC118254511 gene encoding LOW QUALITY PROTEIN: protocadherin-10-like (The sequence of the model RefSeq protein was modified relative to this genomic sequence to represent the inferred CDS: substituted 1 base at 1 genomic stop codon), whose amino-acid sequence MGAGAGCGRGQLFLPSLLLLLFLLAAPRSASGQLRYAVPEEQEHGAFVANLGEDLRLDVSTLSARRFRIVARAGARQHLEVNLENGILFVNERIDREEVCEAGGTCLLHLQLLVESPLELYRVEVEVLDINDHAPTFPWQEYVLEVAESAVLGARFPLESAQDPDVGTNSVHTYQLSPNGFFSLEVQTRSDASKFAELVLERTLDREQQRTHRVLLTALDGGIPRRSGTAHILITVLDANDNVPAFDQPSYRVSLPEDAPAGTLVIQLNATDLDEGPNGEIEYSFSGHAPPRVRELFRVEPRSGQVLLKGPLDYERASLHELYVQAKDRGPSAVAVHCRVLVHLLDVNDNAPEVTLTSVSTPVQEDAPTGTVIAVISVLDRDSGDNGRVSCEISPNVPFELRSSFRNYYTLVTTEALDREVVPEYNVSITARDMGSPALLTRSTLTIPVSDVNDNAPRFLQPSYSVYVMENNAPGASICSVSALDPDCQQNAYLSYSIADGHIHGMPVGTYVSINSDSGHMYALRSLDYEQIRSFQIQVQAQDAGFPPLSANVTVHIFVLDQNDNAPVIVSPMPRNGSVATELVPRSAGPGYLVGTVSAVDADAGLNSRLSYQLLQATDFTLFSLAPDTGELRTLRSFLEQDAARQRLVVQVRDGGQPALSATMSLLLSVVETMPQTLSDFSNFSLPPEDSSSSPLTLYLLVSLGSISFTFLLAILILTAIRCRGEQRSXRRDGCHCCPRPRSSPDSLKTSNLTAQPTTSTAAHLDVPDGGPPGYCYKLCLGPESAQSDFMFLKPCSLPRNNEKGPGNLPAAGKRSQPGQQFHVSKQIKQPNTDWLPPSMQRPALKSSQSLEDMGEIRRALQKEHERLCTLVTPVSEFQKASAGANSIWAPQHSPLYPGHIPALDYQHNVYIPGTPTLLSSKDGPLFPGRENRNSFSTFGKRKKMTTYCDMPDSVVINNDLK is encoded by the exons ATGGGGGCCGGGGCAGGCTGCGGGCGGGGGCagcttttcctcccctccctcctcctcctcctcttcctcctggccGCGCCGCGCTCCGCGAGCGGGCAGCTGCGCTACGCCGTGCCCGAGGAGCAGGAGCACGGCGCCTTCGTGGCCAACCTCGGCGAGGACCTGCGGTTGGACGTGTCCACGCTGTCGGCGCGGCGGTTCCGCATCGTGGCCCGGGCCGGGGCCAGGCAGCACCTGGAGGTGAACCTGGAGAACGGGATCCTCTTCGTGAACGAGCGGATCGACCGGGAGGAGGTGTGCGAGGCGGGGGGCACCTGCCTGCTCCACCTGCAGCTGCTCGTCGAGAGCCCGCTGGAGCTGTACCGTGTGGAGGTGGAGGTGCTGGACATCAATGACCACGCGCCCACGTTCCCCTGGCAAGAGTACGTGTTGGAGGTGGCCGAGTCTGCCGTGCTTGGTGCCCGCTTCCCGCTTGAGAGCGCCCAGGATCCTGACGTGGGTACCAACTCGGTGCACACCTACCAGCTCAGCCCCAATGGCTTCTTCTCACTTGAGGTGCAGACACGCAGCGACGCCAGCAAGTTTGcggagctggtgctggagcgCACCCTGGACCGCGAGCAGCAACGCACGCACCGGGTGCTGCTCACTGCTCTCGATGGCGGCATCCCCAGGCGCTCAGGCACAGCCCACATCCTCATCACAGTGCTGGACGCTAATGACAATGTGCCTGCCTTCGATCAGCCCTCATACAGAGTGAGCCTGCCTGAGGATGCCCCTGCCGGCACCCTGGTCATCCAGCTGAATGCCACTGACCTGGATGAGGGTCCCAACGGGGAGATCGAGTACTCCTTCAGTGGGCATGCACCACCGCGCGTCCGGGAGCTCTTCCGTGTGGAGCCCCGCAGTGGGCAGGTGCTGCTGAAGGGCCCCCTGGACTATGAGCGGGCAAGCCTTCATGAGCTCTATGTGCAAGCCAAGGACCGCGGACCCTCGGCTGTGGCTGTGCACTGTCGGGTGCTTGTGCACCTCCTTGATGTGAATGACAACGCACCAGAGGTGACCCTCACCTCTGTGTCCACGCCTGTGCAGGAGGATGCCCCAACAGGCACCGTCATCGCGGTCATCAGTGTTCTGGACCGGGACTCTGGGGACAATGGGCGCGTGAGCTGCGAGATCAGCCCCAATGTGCCTTTCGAGCTCCGCTCCTCCTTCCGCAACTACTACACTCTGGTGACCACAGAGGCGTTGGACCGGGAGGTAGTGCCCGAGTATAATGTAAGCATCACAGCACGGGACATGggctcccctgccctgctgacCCGCAGCACCCTCACCATCCCAGTGTCCGATGTGAATGACAACGCCCCACgcttcctccagccctcctACAGTGTGTACGTGATGGAGAACAATGCGCCAGGAGCCTCCATCTGCTCCGTCAGTGCTTTGGACCCCGACTGCCAACAGAACGCCTATCTGTCCTACTCCATCGCTGATGGGCACATCCATGGCATGCCAGTGGGCACCTATGTGTCCATCAACTCGGACAGTGGGCACATGTATGCCCTGCGCTCCCTTGATTATGAGCAAATCCGCAGCTTCCAGATCCAGGTGCAAGCGCAGGATGCAGGCTTCCCCCCGCTCAGTGCCAACGTCACCGTTCACATCTTTGTGCTGGACCAGAACGACAACGCCCCTGTCATTGTGTCCCCCATGCCACGCAATGGCTCTGTGGCTACCGAGCTGGTGCCACGGTCAGCTGGGCCTGGCTACTTGGTGGGCACGGTGTCAGCAGTGGATGCAGATGCAGGGCTGAACTCCCGCCTCTCCTACCAGCTCCTCCAAGCCACCGACTTCACCCTCTTCAGCCTGGCGCCAGACACGGGCGAGCTGCGCACCCTCCGCTCCTTTCTGGAGCAGGACGCAGCCCGGCAGCGGCTGGTGGTGCAAGTGCGTGATGGGGGGCAGCCGGCGCTCTCAGCCACCATGTCCCTCCTGCTTTCTGTGGTGGAGACCATGCCACAGACTCTCTCTGACTTCAGCAACTTCAGTCTCCCCCCAGAggactcctcctcctccccactcACACTCTACCTCCTTGTCTCCCTGGGCTCCATCTCCTTCACCTTCCTCCTGGccatcctcatcctcacagCCATTCGGTGCCGCGGAGAGCAGCGCTCCTGACGACGTGATGGCTGCCACTGCTGTCCTAGGCCCAGGTCCTCCCCTGATAGCCTCAAGACATCCAACCTTACGGCACAGCCCACCACGAGCACAGCCGCCCACCTTGATGTCCCCGATGGTGGCCCCCCGGGCTACTGCTACAAGCTCTGCCTTGGTCCCGAGTCTGCCCAGAGCGACTTCATGTTCCTCAaaccctgcagcctgccccgCAACAACGAGAAAGGCCCCGGGAACCTGCCGGCTGCTGGGAAGCGATCCCAGCCCGGCCAGCAATTCCATGTCTCCAAGCAG ATCAAGCAGCCCAACACGGACTGGCTGCCCCCCAGCATGCAGCGACCTGCCCTGAAGAG CTCCCAGAGCCTGGAGGACATGGGGGAAATCCGCAGAGCACTGCAGAAGGAGCACGAGAGGCTGTGCACGTTGGTGACCCCTGTCTCTG AGTTTCAGAAGGCCTCAGCAGGTGCCAACAGCATCTGGgcaccccagcacagccccttgTACCCGGGGCACATCCCGGCCCTGGATTATCAGCACAACGTCTACATCCCTGGCACCCCCACTCTGCTTTCCAGCAAAGACGGGCCCCTTTTCCCAGGCCGGGAGAACAGAAACAGCTTCTCCACCTTTGgcaagaggaagaagatgacaACTTACTGCGACATGCCTGACAGCGTGGTCATCAACAACGACCTGAAGTAG